The following proteins come from a genomic window of Thiothrix winogradskyi:
- a CDS encoding sulfite exporter TauE/SafE family protein produces the protein MGVELLLMLFAFLTSILTAVMGLGGGLILIALMPGLLPPVAIIPVHAATQLVSNTSRALFAWRDIRWEFMLAFVIGSLAGGLLAAKIATLLNLEYLPLLIAAFILFNVWGRGITFNNSPKGEFLTIGFVQTGMGMLSGTTGPLAQSTLVRKGLERDAIVATSAVFMSISHLIKLALFGFIGFSFAEYWAVMLAMIAAVIAGTWVGTRLRHRVPNEAFRLALKWLLTLLAVRIIVQTLW, from the coding sequence ATGGGAGTTGAACTGTTACTGATGCTGTTTGCGTTCCTCACCTCCATCCTGACGGCAGTCATGGGCTTGGGTGGTGGCCTGATCCTGATTGCGCTAATGCCGGGGCTGTTACCGCCGGTTGCCATCATTCCGGTACACGCGGCAACTCAACTGGTTTCCAATACTAGCCGGGCGTTGTTTGCGTGGCGCGACATCCGCTGGGAATTCATGTTGGCATTTGTCATCGGCTCGCTCGCGGGTGGCTTGCTGGCTGCCAAAATCGCTACCCTGCTCAATCTGGAATACCTGCCGCTGCTGATTGCGGCTTTCATCCTGTTCAACGTGTGGGGTCGTGGCATCACCTTCAACAACAGCCCGAAAGGTGAATTCCTGACCATTGGTTTCGTGCAAACCGGCATGGGCATGTTATCGGGCACGACCGGACCGCTGGCGCAATCAACGCTGGTGCGCAAAGGGCTGGAGCGGGATGCCATCGTCGCCACTTCCGCTGTATTCATGAGCATCTCGCACCTGATCAAGCTGGCACTGTTTGGGTTTATCGGCTTCAGTTTCGCGGAATACTGGGCGGTGATGCTGGCAATGATCGCGGCGGTGATTGCCGGAACGTGGGTGGGAACACGGCTGCGACACCGTGTCCCGAATGAGGCTTTCAGGCTTGCACTCAAGTGGCTGCTGACGTTGCTGGCGGTGCGGATTATTGTGCAAACACTGTGGTAG
- the rsgA gene encoding ribosome small subunit-dependent GTPase A, whose product MQITHLHELGWKHFFQSQLTLEALETSLPFRVTGVQRNLIECVGLNALGQAQSVPLSTYPWRHEPPENHPTVGDWLLLDRELQPLRLLERKTLIKRRSAGSEAVLQLIAANIDTLFVVTSCNEEFNLNRIERYLTLAAETAIDAVVVLTKKDLCADTSVYVDAIRKSYPTLPIEVVNATDAQDVATLGIWCASGQTVALLGSSGVGKSTLTNSLQGDFAQVTTPIRAKDSKGRHTTTSRSLHRLQGGGILLDTPGMRELQLVDCEEGIQSTFADIEAFAGQCHFHDCQHLAEPGCAVRQAVEAGKLEQRRLDNYHKLREEQARNSGSVAQRREQDRALGRFYKQAKASAKRFKSRG is encoded by the coding sequence ATGCAAATTACACATCTCCATGAACTGGGGTGGAAGCATTTTTTTCAGTCACAACTGACACTGGAAGCCCTTGAAACCAGCTTGCCGTTCCGAGTCACGGGCGTGCAACGCAACCTGATTGAATGCGTGGGGCTGAATGCGCTGGGGCAAGCGCAATCCGTCCCGCTTTCCACCTACCCGTGGCGGCACGAACCGCCTGAAAACCACCCCACCGTCGGCGACTGGTTACTGCTGGACAGGGAGTTGCAGCCGCTGCGCCTGCTAGAACGCAAAACGCTAATCAAGCGCCGCAGCGCAGGCAGTGAAGCCGTACTGCAACTGATTGCTGCCAATATCGACACGCTGTTTGTGGTGACTTCCTGCAATGAGGAATTTAACCTCAACCGGATTGAACGTTATCTGACTCTGGCGGCAGAAACCGCGATTGATGCGGTGGTGGTGCTGACCAAAAAAGACCTGTGCGCGGATACCTCGGTGTATGTGGATGCCATCCGCAAGTCTTACCCCACGCTGCCAATTGAGGTCGTCAATGCCACCGATGCGCAGGACGTGGCAACCTTGGGGATCTGGTGCGCCAGCGGGCAAACCGTTGCCCTGCTGGGTTCATCCGGAGTTGGCAAATCCACCCTGACCAACAGCTTGCAAGGGGATTTCGCCCAAGTTACTACGCCCATCCGCGCCAAGGACAGCAAAGGTCGCCACACCACCACTTCCCGCAGCCTGCACCGTTTGCAGGGTGGCGGCATCCTGCTGGACACACCGGGAATGCGCGAACTGCAACTGGTGGATTGTGAGGAGGGGATTCAGTCTACTTTCGCTGACATTGAAGCATTTGCCGGGCAATGTCACTTCCATGACTGCCAGCATCTGGCTGAACCGGGGTGTGCCGTCAGGCAAGCTGTCGAGGCTGGCAAGCTGGAACAACGGCGGCTGGACAATTACCACAAGTTGCGGGAAGAACAGGCCCGCAATAGTGGCTCGGTTGCGCAACGGCGCGAGCAGGATCGGGCGTTAGGGCGTTTTTACAAGCAGGCGAAAGCCTCTGCCAAACGCTTTAAATCACGGGGTTAG
- a CDS encoding YdeI/OmpD-associated family protein: MESSFSNLKRPKHPMPDFVQAALLERGLMEAYHARPAYQQNDYIGWIEKAQREETKLKRLTQMLNELETGGIYMKMKHPASSRS, translated from the coding sequence ATGGAAAGTAGTTTTTCTAACCTGAAACGCCCAAAACACCCCATGCCCGATTTCGTGCAAGCAGCCCTGCTTGAACGCGGTTTGATGGAGGCTTACCACGCCCGCCCCGCCTATCAGCAGAACGATTACATCGGCTGGATTGAAAAAGCGCAACGCGAAGAAACCAAACTGAAACGGCTAACTCAAATGCTGAATGAACTGGAAACAGGCGGCATTTACATGAAGATGAAGCATCCCGCATCTTCCCGGTCATGA
- a CDS encoding ArsR/SmtB family transcription factor, with protein MPPDTLSLTFAALADPTRRAILARLSSGEASATELAEPFHISAPAITKHLKVLERAGLISRSKQAQFRPCKLEPQALQQASDFLEQYRRFWEQSFDRLEDYLQELQTKGSAT; from the coding sequence TTGCCACCCGACACCCTCAGCCTCACCTTCGCCGCACTCGCCGACCCCACGCGCCGCGCCATCCTCGCCCGTCTGAGCAGCGGGGAGGCATCCGCCACAGAACTGGCGGAACCCTTCCATATCAGCGCCCCCGCCATCACCAAACACTTGAAAGTGCTGGAACGCGCCGGGCTGATTTCGCGCAGTAAACAGGCGCAGTTCCGCCCCTGCAAGCTGGAGCCGCAAGCCTTGCAGCAAGCCAGCGATTTTCTGGAACAATACCGCCGTTTCTGGGAACAAAGCTTTGACCGGCTGGAAGATTATTTGCAGGAACTGCAAACCAAAGGATCAGCTACATGA
- a CDS encoding SRPBCC domain-containing protein — protein MTTTTTDQEITITRLFNAPRELVWKVWTDPYHLQRWWGPHGFVNTDCGIQLQVGGMMRLNMHAPDGKVYPCQGTFREIIAPERLVYDGDPTAEHACGAGLPPNATVTITFAERGDQTLLTLHTRFATAERLQAAAEAGFIIGWETTLEALADYFISQNHQGDTP, from the coding sequence ATGACGACCACCACTACAGATCAGGAAATCACCATCACTCGCCTGTTCAACGCGCCACGCGAACTGGTGTGGAAAGTCTGGACAGACCCGTATCACCTGCAACGCTGGTGGGGGCCGCACGGCTTCGTCAACACCGATTGCGGCATCCAGTTACAGGTCGGTGGCATGATGCGTCTGAACATGCACGCGCCGGATGGCAAGGTTTACCCCTGCCAAGGCACGTTTCGCGAAATTATCGCCCCCGAACGGCTGGTGTACGACGGCGACCCGACTGCGGAACACGCTTGTGGAGCCGGTTTGCCGCCTAACGCCACCGTCACGATTACGTTTGCCGAACGGGGCGACCAGACTCTGCTCACCTTACACACCCGTTTCGCCACCGCCGAACGTTTGCAGGCAGCGGCAGAAGCAGGCTTTATCATCGGCTGGGAAACCACGCTGGAAGCCCTCGCCGATTACTTCATTTCCCAAAACCACCAAGGAGACACCCCATGA
- a CDS encoding DUF1428 domain-containing protein: MSYIDGFVLPVPENKLEAYRVMAQAAGEVWMEHGALAYKECVGEDLHSEFTNGSFPRIAGAHEGETVIFAFIIFQSREHRDEVNAKVHQDPRMQCGDMKDLPFDCNRMNYGGFTTLVDL; the protein is encoded by the coding sequence ATGAGTTACATCGACGGATTTGTATTACCCGTTCCTGAAAACAAGCTGGAAGCCTACCGCGTGATGGCGCAAGCCGCAGGCGAAGTCTGGATGGAACACGGCGCACTCGCCTACAAGGAATGCGTGGGCGAAGACCTGCACTCCGAATTTACCAATGGCTCTTTCCCGCGCATCGCCGGGGCGCATGAAGGTGAAACCGTTATTTTCGCCTTCATCATCTTCCAATCCCGCGAACACCGCGATGAAGTAAATGCCAAAGTCCACCAAGATCCACGGATGCAATGCGGCGATATGAAAGATTTGCCGTTCGACTGCAACCGCATGAATTACGGTGGTTTCACCACGCTGGTGGATTTGTAA
- a CDS encoding VOC family protein, whose product MQKLVTSLWFTDCAEEAVNFYVSIFNNSSIKQIVRYGEAGPEAVGKVMTIDFQLAGQDFLAINSSVQFPFSPAISIVVNCADQAEMDEVWNKLAADPDNGQCGWLQDKYGLSWQIVTPKAVNLIASPDPAKAAAVTRAMFSMKKLDEAVLQQAHDEA is encoded by the coding sequence ATGCAAAAGCTCGTTACCTCACTTTGGTTCACGGATTGCGCGGAAGAAGCCGTGAATTTTTACGTATCCATCTTCAACAACTCCAGCATCAAGCAAATCGTGCGCTATGGCGAAGCCGGGCCGGAAGCAGTCGGCAAGGTCATGACCATTGACTTTCAGTTGGCAGGGCAGGACTTTCTCGCTATCAATAGCAGTGTGCAATTCCCGTTTTCCCCAGCGATTTCGATCGTGGTCAACTGCGCCGATCAAGCAGAAATGGATGAGGTGTGGAACAAGCTGGCAGCAGACCCTGATAACGGTCAATGTGGCTGGCTTCAGGACAAATACGGCTTGTCTTGGCAAATCGTTACCCCCAAAGCCGTGAATCTGATCGCCAGCCCTGACCCGGCAAAAGCAGCAGCAGTAACCCGTGCTATGTTCAGCATGAAAAAGCTGGACGAAGCCGTCTTGCAGCAAGCGCATGACGAAGCCTGA
- a CDS encoding VOC family protein produces MSVNYKPDNYSTVSPYLIVDGASDTIAFLETVFDAIELRRFPNDEGKLLHSEVRLGDSVLMIADRGDDWEAVPAHVHIYVPDVDATYQWALAAGATAVQAPVKKDDPDKRGGVKDAGGTTWWIATRQE; encoded by the coding sequence ATGTCAGTCAATTACAAACCGGACAATTACAGTACCGTTTCACCCTACCTGATTGTAGATGGCGCAAGTGACACGATCGCGTTTTTGGAAACGGTTTTTGATGCCATTGAACTGCGCCGCTTTCCCAATGACGAGGGCAAGCTGCTGCATTCCGAAGTGCGTTTGGGTGACAGCGTGCTAATGATTGCCGACCGGGGCGATGACTGGGAAGCCGTTCCCGCGCATGTACACATTTACGTGCCCGATGTGGATGCCACTTACCAATGGGCATTAGCAGCCGGGGCAACTGCCGTGCAAGCACCAGTAAAAAAGGATGATCCCGACAAGCGTGGCGGAGTCAAAGATGCAGGCGGTACAACTTGGTGGATTGCCACCCGACAGGAATAA
- a CDS encoding VOC family protein, translating into MKANPVGWFEIYVQDMPRAAAFYEAVFEGALEPMRKPETPDMDMMLFPMTEEYGATGALVKMPDCPSGGMGTLVYFSCEDCAVEAARAAANGGSIFKEKMSIDEHGFIALVFDTEGNMIGLHSMA; encoded by the coding sequence ATGAAAGCAAACCCAGTCGGCTGGTTTGAAATCTACGTGCAGGATATGCCCCGCGCCGCCGCCTTCTACGAAGCCGTGTTTGAGGGTGCATTAGAACCCATGCGCAAACCGGAGACGCCCGATATGGACATGATGCTGTTTCCCATGACCGAGGAATACGGTGCAACTGGCGCACTGGTGAAAATGCCCGACTGCCCATCGGGTGGTATGGGTACGCTGGTGTATTTCAGTTGCGAAGATTGCGCGGTGGAAGCCGCCCGTGCCGCCGCCAACGGTGGCAGTATTTTCAAGGAAAAAATGTCGATCGACGAACACGGTTTCATCGCGTTGGTGTTTGATACCGAAGGCAATATGATCGGCTTGCACTCAATGGCGTAA
- a CDS encoding helix-turn-helix transcriptional regulator yields the protein MRRADRLFQLVQILRNKRLVTARELAERLEVSERTIYRDIQDLSLSGVPVEGEAGVGYHLRYSLDIPPLMFTAAEIEALVVGARMLKAWGGSELGSSAQSVLDKIHAVIPVELHRHLEESRLFAMRFGVREDLETTLDTCRHAIAQRRYLRLDYQRADHEFSQREVKPLGLFFWGNVWTLTAWCELRNDFRTFRLDRIRWLDTLERGFEELPGQTLGDFVRLMRQSECY from the coding sequence ATGCGCCGTGCCGACCGTTTATTCCAGCTTGTGCAAATCTTGCGTAACAAGCGCTTGGTGACGGCGCGTGAACTTGCCGAACGTTTGGAAGTTTCCGAACGCACCATTTACCGCGACATCCAAGACTTGAGCCTGTCTGGCGTACCGGTGGAAGGTGAGGCGGGGGTTGGCTATCACTTGCGCTATTCGCTGGATATTCCGCCGCTAATGTTTACCGCCGCTGAAATCGAAGCCCTTGTGGTCGGGGCGCGAATGCTGAAAGCGTGGGGCGGTAGCGAATTGGGTAGCAGTGCGCAATCCGTCCTCGACAAAATCCACGCCGTGATTCCTGTCGAATTGCACCGCCATCTGGAAGAAAGCCGCCTGTTCGCCATGCGTTTCGGGGTGCGCGAAGACCTTGAAACCACCCTCGACACTTGTCGCCATGCGATTGCGCAACGCCGTTACTTGCGGCTCGATTACCAACGCGCTGACCACGAATTCAGCCAGCGCGAAGTCAAACCGCTGGGGCTGTTTTTCTGGGGCAATGTGTGGACGCTGACCGCCTGGTGCGAATTGCGCAACGATTTCCGCACGTTTCGTCTTGACCGCATCCGCTGGCTGGACACGCTGGAACGTGGCTTTGAGGAATTGCCGGGGCAAACCTTGGGCGATTTCGTCAGGCTAATGCGGCAGTCAGAGTGCTATTAA